The genome window AGTTGTTAAATATCCTAATAATCTTATTGTTGAAACATATCGTAATAAGACAAAACTTTACATCAAAAAAACAAATAACAATATTTTAAAATTAGATTTCGTAAAAAAATTATACTGTAACTACTTAAAAACATTAGATCACCATTTGATTAGATTTCACCTTTTATATCAAATAATTGAATATTTAATAACAGAAAACTTTTCATCAGAATTTGATCAATTATTGACAAAATATAATAATAATGAAATTACCAAAAATAATTTTTTAGAAAAAATAAATGAGATTAGAAGTGAAAGGAAAAATATTAGGAAAATTATTGATAAAATAAAGCTTCAAACTGATTTTGAAAAACAAGTAAATACAGACTTGAAACGGACGATTAAAGATTTTTTAAGAAATTTCAACATTGAAGAGAATGAGCATTTAGGAGATTTAATTTATGATATGAGAAATATCATAATACACAATTATAGAGAAATAAAGGATGAAAATTTAGATTTGATAAACGAAATTTCTTATTTATTTGAAATATTAATTAATGTAGTAATTATAAAAAGCCCATAACAACGGCTATACGTAATGCGAGCGAAAATGCTAAGTATATGGATATTTTGGATGTAATAATAGTGTGTGCTAAATTGAAAATTAAGCATTTCAAAACCCGCACTACGTATAGCCGCGAACCGTTAGGTGACATTTTCCGAGGAGGTGTAGTATGAAAATCCTTTTTCTTGGTCCAGCAGATTCGCCAACACTTGAGTATTTGAGGTCTGTAGAAGATGAAGTGATATCCACTATGGACCCTATCGATCTCAAGTTTGCGGACTAAAAACTAATTTTGCATTCTTTTCAAGCTGATTTTTCCACTTGTAAAATAACGTGTCCCGTATCCCTTTGCTTCGACAGTATTTTGCTATTCCATCCAGATACTGTAATCCTTCAAGTACTACTCTTGCCTTGTCTTCTGGACTGTAGCTGTTCTTTACTTTTCCCATGATTTTCTCCTGCTTTTTATTATTTACTACAGGAATTTACTCTCTATATTTTTCCTATAAAAATTCTCTATTTCCAGTGAAACTTTAGACATACCACTTGCGTTGTACTGTGTTACGTGCCCTTCCCAATACGTGCGCTTACTGTGGTGTGCTGTAGATGGTTTTTCCATAGTTGTTTCCCTCCGTATGTACGTTTTTTACTTTACATTACATACGGAATATATGCATAGTTCTGTTCACCTGTAAA of Spirochaetota bacterium contains these proteins:
- a CDS encoding transposase, whose amino-acid sequence is MGKVKNSYSPEDKARVVLEGLQYLDGIAKYCRSKGIRDTLFYKWKNQLEKNAKLVFSPQT